The genomic interval GTCAGGACTTTTGGGTCCGGTTAATGAGCGGCTTTGTAAACGCTCTTTAGCGAAACCTAAACTGATTTGATATGCCTTTTCGGCTAGGCCCAAGCCTTGAACGCCTACCATAATGCGTGCCGCGTTCATCATGGTGAACATGCACTTGAGACCTTCGTTTTCTTTGCCGATTAACCAGCCCTTGGCACCTTCAAAGTTCATAACGCAGGTCGCGCTACCTTTAATTCCCATTTTGTGTTCTAAGCCACCACAGAAGGCTGGGTTACGTGAACCATCTTCCAAGAACTTAGGTACTAGAAACAAGGAAATACCCTTACTCGAATCAGGAGCACCGGGCAGCTTCGCGAGCACTAGGTGAACGATGTTATCCACCATGTCATGTTCACCACCGGTAATCCAGATTTTGGTTCCTGATATGTTATAACTGCCATCAGCTTGTGGTTCTGCTTTTGTGCGGATTAAGCCTAAATCGGTACCACACTGTGGTTCAGTCAAGCACATGGTGCCCGTCCACTCACCGCTAATGAGCTGAGGTAAATACTTATCTTTCAGTTCCTGTTCGGCGTGTTCAGTTAGTGCGTCAATTGCTCCGTGACTTAGTCCTGGATACATGCCTAGACTCAAGTTGGTAGAGCAAGCCATTTCATCTACGACGATTTTTAGTAGATGGGGAAGACCTTGACCACCATACTCTGTTGTTGCGGATAAACCTGACCATCCGCCCTCAGCGAATGTTTTATAGGCTTCTTTGAATCCTTTTGGCGTGGTTACATTGTGGGTTTCAGGATCGTATTGGCATCCTTCGATATCCCCATCTTGGTTTGTCGGTTGGAATACATTCTCTGCGAACTTAGAAGCTTCCTCTAAAACCGCGCGAATCATCTCTTCGGTTGCATCTTCGAACCCAGGAAGTTGGCTCAAACCGTCGGCTTTCAAAACATCAAACAGGACAAAATTCATGTCGTTCAATGGGGCTTTGTAACTCGCCATAGTGTTTCCTCAATTAAGTGACTGATTAATTTATCAATTAGATCTTTTCCCAAGCGGCTCACCAAATACGTATGCAGAAAAATATCCGTTCACTTTTTTGTGAAAAAAGTCTCACCTATGAAAAGCTCTGACAGGCATGAATAATTGCCATAAATTGTTCTTTATTTGAGACAATGTTTCGTTATTGTTGCTGGCTAAGTTAGGGGTCGTGGGATTAGAGCAAACAGATAAACATTATTTCTATTCAAAAACCCGATCAGCTTGTTCCAAAATATCCCATATAAAATGGATTGATAATGGTGTTTAATCCGCACCTCGAACCGTTATCGTATGTAAGTCAGATCCAAAATCAAGGTCATAGTCATTCTGATGCCTATTTTAATGAAGAAAGTGAGTTATGTTTTCGCCCTTCTGCTGTTTTCTTTATCGCATTCTCTGAGCTACGCAGAATTGCTTGATAATGCAGTGAATACAGAAGAGCGCTGGGTTGATGCTGTGGACCTCAAGTCAGGCGCTCTGATGGGCCTCGTACATGTGTCCGCTGAGAATCATGTTGGTCAACATCGTTTTAAAGCAGGTTTGGGCTATACGCCAAAACTGGATGATCAGAAGGAAATGGGGTTAGCCAGTATCGGTTATGCCTATGAGGGAAGCACTCGTATTGAATTACCTTGGCAAGGTTACACGCTAAAGCCTTGGACAGTTGGAGTGGGGATTTTGCATGGTAATCATGATGATCTGTTTACCCGTTTGCCTGACCAGTATCCCGACGGTTATTACAAACCTACTTCAATTCGGATCTTGTTTAATTATCAAATGACATTGGAAACGAAAACACCTTGGGAAGTGTATGTAGACCTCACAGTGCTTGACGTGGGTTTTATTAACTATATTCGCCAGACCGAGTTCTATGTGGATAACTATGAGTTTCTGGGTCTCAGTGGTATCACAAATTTGGGTTTTGGCGCCCGCTATCGATTTTAAGGAGAGGCAAAAATGATTCGCGATTTGATTCTACTGATTACACTACTGTCTTTCCTTGTTGGCTGCCAGTATGAAGTAACGCCGTGGCAAACAGATGCAAATTGCTCCAGTGGTTTGCGTACTCAAGCAAATATAGAAAAGATTGGACGGCTAGAAAACAAAGTGGGTTTTAAAGAAGAGTTTCAGGTAGCAATTGTGAGTGACCCTCAGCAATATCCTGGTAATTTTGAAGATGTTATTAAGCATGTAGATGGTTTGGATGCGGTGGATTTTGTAATTGTGTCTGGTGATCTTACAGAAACAGGTATCAAAGCAGAATTTGAATGGACTTGTAAGGCAATGGAAAAAACCGATAAACCCATTTTTGCGGTGGTCGGCAATCATGATGCCATTTCTTTCGGAAAAGAGATTTGGTTAGATGTATTTGGGCCCTATGATTTTAGTTTTGACTATCAAGGTGTTCGCTTCATCGCTTATAACGATAACAAATACGAGTTTTCAGATGT from Bermanella marisrubri carries:
- a CDS encoding acyl-CoA dehydrogenase C-terminal domain-containing protein, whose translation is MASYKAPLNDMNFVLFDVLKADGLSQLPGFEDATEEMIRAVLEEASKFAENVFQPTNQDGDIEGCQYDPETHNVTTPKGFKEAYKTFAEGGWSGLSATTEYGGQGLPHLLKIVVDEMACSTNLSLGMYPGLSHGAIDALTEHAEQELKDKYLPQLISGEWTGTMCLTEPQCGTDLGLIRTKAEPQADGSYNISGTKIWITGGEHDMVDNIVHLVLAKLPGAPDSSKGISLFLVPKFLEDGSRNPAFCGGLEHKMGIKGSATCVMNFEGAKGWLIGKENEGLKCMFTMMNAARIMVGVQGLGLAEKAYQISLGFAKERLQSRSLTGPKSPDEKADPIIVHPDVRRMLMQQKVFLEGARCMAYFTGYHLDLAHKHDDESVREESDDIVQIMTPIIKAYLTDEGFFSTDQALQSMGGSGFTQDWEVEQLLRDGRIARIYEGTNGIQALDLTGRKLTIKGGRLPKTFFKVMNAMIADLDNAEHQEKCKTLLKTLQGALMWLGQEAMKDPEQAGAAATPLLKLFSLCAMSVMWATMAKKANEGLGSGKYEDAFYQGKIKAAEHFFRLALSQAEMHKADIEAGKSTLMDMAEGEF
- a CDS encoding metallophosphoesterase family protein, with product MIRDLILLITLLSFLVGCQYEVTPWQTDANCSSGLRTQANIEKIGRLENKVGFKEEFQVAIVSDPQQYPGNFEDVIKHVDGLDAVDFVIVSGDLTETGIKAEFEWTCKAMEKTDKPIFAVVGNHDAISFGKEIWLDVFGPYDFSFDYQGVRFIAYNDNKYEFSDVPDRDWLAQQAAGDAGRRYTIVTSHIAPWDGSDLSDYLDSLGVDLGLHGHEHRFDYWQFSDVLLDHHITSTVKEHEFALLTVNSSGLTLENCDLGKCEVAQVRSR